Genomic DNA from Hordeum vulgare subsp. vulgare chromosome 2H, MorexV3_pseudomolecules_assembly, whole genome shotgun sequence:
TCAAACTGAGGCTGCAAAACCCTCACTAGCGAGGACGACAGAGTCTCCATTCCCATTGCGCCTGAAGCAGTTGTTGCGGATCTCGCCGATGTTTCCTCCTGGCAAATGCGCCAGCTTCCTCATGGAGGTGCTGAACTGGCTAAAGAACCACCCCTGGTTCCCGGCGAAGTTGTTGACCCAGTTCTTGGTATCCCCGTCGAGGGTGAGCGCCATGTCGGAGTTGAGCACTCCCCTCCCCACCTGCAGATTGTTGTAGTAGCGATTGTCGAACGTGTTAGGGGTGGCCACATCGAGGTCCTGCAAGTGGCGAGGGTTTCTGGCGCAGACTTGCTGGAGCATGCGCACGAAGTCGGCGTTCTCTCCGGCGCGGCTCCTGAAGCTACCGCAGCTCGCCTTGCCGACCGTGTGCGCACCGGAGAGCGCGACAAGGTCCATCTTGTCGAACCCGCGGTCGGCGAAGGTCCTCACGAGCTGCTGGACGTTGGAGTCGGGTCCGGGCAGGATGCCGACTTGCTGGGCCGTGGCGGGCGTGAGGCTGTCCCGCCGTCCGAGCGGCACGTCATAGCCTGGCAACCTGGACTGCATGACGGCCTCCTTGGTGGCGAGGCTGGTGATGTCGGCGCAGGAGACGGTGGGCCCACATGCACGGTGCACGGTTGCGCGGATGCTCTCGATGAGGTCGAGCACGCTCCTCCGAAGCCCAACGTTCTGCCCCATGTTCTGCTCACTGTTGCCTCCCGTCAGCAGGATCGACGCGTCGCAGCCCTACACATACGATCATGAATCATGATGCACGCAATGAGTTCACCCACTACTTTTCAAGTTAAGTGCATACATATAGTAGAATTGGTAAATGTAGCTAGGTACCTGAGGGAAGCAGTCGTGGAAGAAGAGGCGGAGGAGGCCGGGGACGACACCGGCATCCCTCGCGATCGCTCCCTGCACGGCGTCGCGCACCATGTTCTGCAGGTTGTTGCAGGACAAGGCGTGGAAGTCGTAGGACAGGCCGTCGGGAAGGGGCACGTCGGTGGTCATGGAGATCAACGACGGCTGTGAAAGGGCTGAAGTGGCAGCGAGGCCCATCATGGTCAACACCATCGCTGCCCTGCTCAACGCCGCCATGATGCTGGCTTAGCTTGTGTTGTGCACTACGAATAGGTTGTGAGTGAGACTCTGAGAGTGTGGCATCCTCACGTCCCAGACGCTGCCATTTTATAACAGAAGGAGCCGGGTCTACCTAACTAGAGTTGAGATAACTAACCGGAGTTAGTTGAAATATTTAAGCTGCGGCGACCGAGTGAGCAGAGATACCGATAATGGATCACTAATTGGGAAACTATACGTATTTGTGCATCACGTGCATTGGTGTATGCCATCGAGTTCAATGTCAAATTGCAACTATACATTGAGCGAGAGTGTAGCATCCTCAAGTCCAAGATGATAACATTCTCTTTCTTGTTTGTTTGAGAGAGGATTTGACTTCAAGCAATTAAAGGGCGGTTTTGCTAAATTACTCGATGAGTTTAACGGATTACGGCTAGGATTATATACCCTTATATGATTGAATTACTGgatgggtttagggtttagggttattGCGGTGAGGACACATCTTGTGAGTACTATCTTGTTGGACACGTATAGGTGTAGGGTTTAGGGTTGTTCTGTAGTGTAGCATTTTTTTCATTAAAGGATTAATTGTGAGTACTATCTTGTTGGACACGTATAGGTGTCTTTCTACCTTCACGACGGGAGCTATGTAATCAAAGCACCGACAGCATGCATGTATAACCCACACTCCAACTTTGTGGGTACCAGTACACAGGAGGATTAGTAACTTTGTGGGTACCAGCACTAGATCAACTGATCAAGCACCGACGGTAGCTGGCTGCATTGATCCTGCTAGGCAAGTTAAGTTAAGCAAACAACTCCAAGAACCAAGATGATTACACGTGCTCGCTATGCTCACCGCGCCGTTGACAAAACAAGCGAGAAAACCATCTGCATTcaataaagaaaagaaacagcGAGCCTGAGGCACGAGATGACATCGTGGACATGGATGAAAATGGGCTTTATGAAATGCAGCATGCGCTCAAAAGATCAACCGATTTCACAGTTCAGCCCTAGAGAGTATAATAAGGGCACCACTAGCTAAGAACATATCCGTTCAAACAGGGCTATTTGTGCACCCACAAATCCCCTTGATTATAATAGGGGTTCGAATTTGATGAGTATTCTCCCCCTGAAGTGAAAGGGGAAAAAACGGAGCGGGGATGGCGCTCTCGCGCCTGCACAGGTGGCGGCTGGGCGCGCGCCGCCAGGGCCGGTTCTGAGATTTTGAGGGCCCGGGATGGGAGCTGAAACTCAGGGGCCCTTAATGTAAACATCATAACAATAATAAACAAACATCAGAGCCACATAAATtgttatttcatgtgttgatgtcaACATCTTCTTCTTGTTCAGATCAATTTAGAATTTTATTTAGTTGGTTTGTCTTCCTCTACAACAATTATCGCCAACTTGTTTGGTTTCATTGATAGACCAGTATTGGTGCTGAAAAGAATTGCCAGTAGCTTGTATCTATGATTCTACCAAGTCATATGCATGTGTTTTCCTTCTCATTTTTTCACTACAAGACATGAATTTCAAAAAGGCATAGTAACAAACATAGCAGAAACAAATATTACATCCAATATTGAACGGTGCAAGGTAAGCATCATGTATGCAAAGAGAAATTACTTAATTAGCAAAAATAAAATTCACAATATGGTTATGGCATACTTGGGATATGTCGATCGGCGACGGTGATCAGGAGATCGATGATGACACGACGTGGACTGATGACCAGACGTGGGAGGCGGGAGGCGCTCAGGTGTGTGTATGTGTCCGCATCCAGCGCATGGAGACCGGAGGCGCTGGAGGATGATCATGTTGCATGGGCCGGTGTGATTCCCTATGTGGCTGCGTCGAGCCTGAGACCAATTGGCTGACTCGCATCTCATGATCATGCCCCAGGGGAAAAACTGAATGGAGATTTAGGGTTCGTCGGCATCGCGACTCAATCGTAGACAGAAGGAAAGACAGAACGACCCGTGATTACGATCTTTTTAGAAGGAAAAGATGACGGGTGcttgtgtgagttctggctaagtGCGTACATAATACAACCTACGTCCCAACCCTGCCTCTTCCCCTGGGCCATGCACAAGCTTATTTTCTCTTTAAGCCATGGGCTAACCTAACTACTGCATAGGTGCAAAGCACCGACAGCATGTATAACCCACACTCCAACTTTGTGGGTACCAGTACAGAGGAGAATTAGTATATAGCACTAGATCAACTGATCAAGCACCGACGGTAGCTGGCTGCATTGACCCTGCTAAGCAAGTTAAGTTAAGCAAACAACTCCAAGAACCAAGATGATTGCACGTGCTCGCTATGCTCACCGCGTCGTTGACAAAACAAGCGAGAAAACCATCTGCATTCGATAAAGAAAAGAAACAGCAAGCGTAAGGCACGAGATTACATCGTGGACATGGATGAAAATGGGCTTTATGAAATGCCAGCATGCGCTCAAAAGATCAACCGATTTCACAGTTCAGCCATAGAGAGTATAATAAGGGCAGCACTAGCTAAGAACATATCCGTTGAAACAAGGCTATTTGTGCACCcattatttgttggaaatatgccctagaggcaataaaatagttattattatatatttttattcaagataatcgtttattatccatgctagaattgtattgaatgaaaactcatatcactacaagaaataatgtcaattatgactccctatattggttattgattcgtcattgttgttgtttattgacctttttttgaccaaatttacaaggccAACAGTTggtcgtcaagaatgaacaaacttgacctttctaaaattttggtcatagatctctattgaccaaaattttggtttggtcattacctatttgtgtgagccacgtaggatctgacgtggctgtgctgacatggcactgctagtgaccaaatgaaatcatcataaatttcacagctcaattcaataatctagtctacatgggcctccaccaatactattttattattaaaaatgtATAAATTATTTAGGCTGATGCATTATTTTACCAAAAGCATGTATATCTCACGATAGACCCATTAAAAAACAAGTACAcaagaataaaatattgcaaattagttgtatatattacatttcagtaacacatcacataaattacaatacatcatccatcgactcctctacacataaaggttcaaggcccaacaagtgcacaacaatataattctacaagtgcataatcacacatcgacatagttcgacaaagattggatgagaagcATAAGTTTTTGTTGATCACACATAACATCAATGATAAACGAAGCTTCTTGTTCCCTCCTCCCGTCATGTCCTCTACTTCTTGTTAACATACAGTTTTGATCAAGTATATAGTATGCACTTCATTTGCAtattatctacatacccttgatgTTCCTGCATGCTTGGTGGTGGAACAGGGAGATTGCTCAGCACAAATCCATCCTGAAGAATATATCCCTTAGCAACAATCTgcgttctttctttttctgagatcttctCCATTATTTTCTGAACCTAGGAAACAGAAGAACAAAATGTTAGTACCTCTAGCACCTATTAATTCTTGaagtctatacttatactaattaggcacTCTCTAAAAATTACCACATTAATCAGTAATTATGAACCGTTAATCTGGTGGGGCCAAATAATAATGTATCAGATCAGCCCGTATGATTATAGCTTGAAAGTTTTCTcaattacagaaaaaaaatggtcCAAGGCACAATTCTTTTCTGTTGGTTGTAAAAACGAATCCACCTAAGACAAGATTACAGTTCGAAAGAGTTAAGCCTACTCGCCATAAAGGTATAGGCAAAGACTGGAACAACTAATATAAACTCTTTCCTACAGGCATTGCACGACACATTTGTTATTACTTCATAACTAAAATAGAGGATGGTCGATGTCATGGATAAATGAAATAACTACATAAAAATGAATGCTAGTGAAGGAGAAAAAAAATAGGATGAACTCACCGGAAATAGAGGAGGCCCAGCCTGATGCGCCCTTGCAAGGCTGCACCCAATTGCTCTTCGAGAATGACGCTGATCTGACCCTTCTCGAACATGTCGTAGAAGGATCGGGGCTTCCTCTGCTCATTCCATTGATGCATATCCCACATACCAATAGCAACCAACATAAGATGATTAAGCACAATGGCTCGGTTGAACTATATAATGTCTGCAAAAGGtgcagaaagaaaaaaaaattaaaggaTGAAACCAAAATCAT
This window encodes:
- the LOC123431314 gene encoding peroxidase 2-like, whose translation is MAALSRAAMVLTMMGLAATSALSQPSLISMTTDVPLPDGLSYDFHALSCNNLQNMVRDAVQGAIARDAGVVPGLLRLFFHDCFPQGCDASILLTGGNSEQNMGQNVGLRRSVLDLIESIRATVHRACGPTVSCADITSLATKEAVMQSRLPGYDVPLGRRDSLTPATAQQVGILPGPDSNVQQLVRTFADRGFDKMDLVALSGAHTVGKASCGSFRSRAGENADFVRMLQQVCARNPRHLQDLDVATPNTFDNRYYNNLQVGRGVLNSDMALTLDGDTKNWVNNFAGNQGWFFSQFSTSMRKLAHLPGGNIGEIRNNCFRRNGNGDSVVLASEGFAASV